From a single Planococcus shenhongbingii genomic region:
- a CDS encoding DinB family protein: protein MEFKLQEAIEILERTPDTLICFLSGLSNEWLLANEGAGTWNAEEVVGHLIEAEKTNWLLRAETILQKGENELFPPFDRFAHLKNQSSNSIEEKLHEFKTIRMQNIEKLKEIIDSETPFELTGIHPEFGPVKLRELLSTWVVHDMTHISQIVRVMAERYREDVGPWANYLGVLKRK from the coding sequence ATGGAATTTAAACTTCAGGAAGCAATAGAAATTTTGGAACGTACGCCAGACACGCTGATATGTTTTTTATCTGGTTTATCGAACGAATGGCTCCTTGCCAATGAAGGTGCAGGAACCTGGAATGCGGAAGAAGTAGTTGGCCATTTGATTGAAGCAGAGAAAACCAATTGGCTTCTCCGTGCAGAAACAATTCTTCAAAAAGGAGAAAATGAGCTGTTTCCTCCATTTGACCGCTTTGCACATTTGAAAAACCAGTCCAGCAATTCAATCGAAGAAAAACTCCACGAATTTAAGACAATCCGGATGCAAAATATTGAGAAGTTGAAGGAGATCATCGATTCCGAGACGCCTTTCGAGTTGACCGGTATACACCCCGAATTTGGTCCTGTCAAATTACGCGAGCTGCTTTCTACATGGGTAGTTCACGACATGACGCATATTTCACAAATTGTGCGGGTTATGGCTGAAAGATATCGGGAAGACGTCGGTCCTTGGGCAAATTACCTTGGTGTTTTAAAGAGAAAATAA
- a CDS encoding zinc-binding dehydrogenase, which produces MDEPEKLSYREYDLPLPGPGAVLLKVLRSNICGSELHIWRGQHPTKKKGVLGHEMVGEVHSLGEGVETDYAGTPIKEGDRIVSAYYITCRKCAACREGHFHLCEHAYDFWNQPPEVSPHFHGTFASHYYIHPDQYFYKVPDNVSEASAASANCALSQVYFGLDKAGVTYGQTIVIQGAGGLGLNATAVAKEKGATVIVVDGVESRLQQAKQFGADHTLNLNDYATVEERVKVVLNLTDGKGAELAMEVAGVPAAFAEGIHYIRPGGKYVTIGNITPGKLVEFDPGLLTRKSIQIIPVVRYNPWYLYKALKFLSDTQGKYPFDGMIDAEFSMDDIKLALDKSAAREVTRATIIMEK; this is translated from the coding sequence ATGGACGAACCGGAAAAATTGAGCTACCGGGAATATGACTTGCCGCTTCCAGGACCGGGAGCGGTTCTTCTGAAGGTGTTGCGTTCCAATATTTGCGGATCGGAACTGCATATTTGGAGAGGCCAGCATCCGACGAAAAAAAAAGGAGTACTGGGCCATGAAATGGTCGGGGAAGTCCATTCGCTCGGAGAAGGGGTTGAGACGGATTATGCAGGAACTCCGATCAAAGAAGGAGACCGAATCGTTTCAGCTTACTACATTACATGCAGAAAATGTGCGGCATGCAGAGAAGGGCATTTTCATTTATGTGAACATGCCTATGACTTTTGGAATCAGCCACCGGAAGTAAGCCCTCATTTTCATGGAACCTTTGCTTCGCATTATTACATCCACCCAGACCAATATTTTTACAAAGTCCCCGACAATGTCTCAGAAGCTTCTGCAGCCAGTGCAAATTGCGCTTTATCACAGGTTTATTTCGGCCTCGATAAAGCCGGAGTGACTTACGGGCAAACCATTGTGATTCAAGGTGCGGGAGGACTCGGCTTGAATGCCACTGCGGTAGCCAAGGAAAAAGGGGCGACGGTGATAGTGGTCGATGGCGTGGAAAGCCGGCTGCAGCAAGCCAAGCAATTTGGCGCAGATCATACGCTTAATTTAAATGACTATGCAACTGTTGAAGAGCGGGTAAAAGTAGTGCTCAATTTAACGGATGGAAAAGGAGCCGAACTTGCCATGGAAGTGGCGGGTGTCCCTGCAGCTTTCGCTGAAGGAATCCACTATATCCGGCCAGGCGGAAAATATGTCACCATCGGAAATATCACACCAGGCAAACTCGTTGAATTCGATCCGGGGCTGCTTACCAGAAAATCGATTCAAATTATACCAGTAGTCCGCTATAACCCGTGGTATTTGTATAAAGCGTTGAAATTTCTTTCAGATACTCAAGGCAAATATCCGTTCGACGGGATGATAGACGCCGAGTTTTCTATGGATGATATTAAATTGGCATTGGATAAATCCGCTGCAAGAGAAGTGACAAGAGCCACCATCATTATGGAGAAATAA
- a CDS encoding GNAT family N-acetyltransferase: MKFREASAHEYIKIYEQGYREWAKGRSFEQYIKDNKKEEEYGKRFIVVDGNEEIIASLILLQFTPYLFGIGSIVVNPAFRSRGFGERIIEECLKQQPHAAFMLYSEIGIAYYARFGFCALPAEYQHTSQGVCMIRASKELYGRVINEPIPAYF, translated from the coding sequence GTGAAGTTCCGGGAGGCATCTGCACACGAGTATATAAAAATTTATGAACAAGGTTACCGGGAATGGGCAAAAGGCCGCTCGTTTGAGCAATACATAAAAGATAATAAAAAAGAGGAGGAGTATGGAAAGCGTTTTATAGTAGTGGACGGCAATGAAGAAATTATTGCTTCGCTTATTTTGTTGCAGTTCACACCTTATTTATTTGGCATCGGCTCCATTGTAGTGAACCCAGCTTTTCGCAGCCGTGGATTTGGAGAAAGAATCATAGAAGAGTGTCTGAAACAGCAACCTCATGCTGCTTTCATGCTGTACAGCGAAATTGGCATTGCTTATTACGCACGCTTCGGTTTCTGTGCCTTGCCTGCAGAGTATCAGCATACCAGTCAAGGAGTCTGTATGATACGGGCAAGTAAGGAATTATACGGCCGAGTAATAAATGAGCCGATTCCTGCTTATTTTTAA
- a CDS encoding sugar ABC transporter ATP-binding protein, with translation MATHPFLLMKNIEKSFNGVPVLKGVTLQVEKGEIHALLGENGAGKSTLMNILGGVHQPDNGSLFIDGQEVNMLNPRVSQEQGISFIHQELNMVSDLRVYENMFLGSELRNKVGFLKVEEMCEKTHDIMTKLGVDVDPKEYVRNLATSYKQLIEISKALLHNSRLIIMDEPTTSLAEHEVNRLFELMKNLKQSGVSIIYISHKLKEIKEVCDRFTVLRDGERVKSGSVEEEDIETITKLMVGKSISQDRFIHEHQFGPVSLEVVNLTSPGLFRNINFTVKQGEVLGFTGLSGDGRTELFESLFGYRKKYTGEVRVHGRIVKIDHPRKAVKAGIGLVPKDRKENAIIKDLSVIHNMSLSSMGNFEKSGFIREQTEKAKFQKYKEMLNIKVHNPRITIDKLSGGNQQKVIIAKWLEVGADILIFDNPTQGIDVGAKQEIYHEITALAKMGKTVIILSSEAPEVLRICHNINVMYQGEITARFTGEEATEEEIMNYATGSKREAAKIG, from the coding sequence ATGGCTACACACCCTTTTCTGCTTATGAAGAATATCGAAAAGTCGTTTAATGGGGTACCTGTCTTAAAAGGTGTAACACTGCAAGTCGAAAAAGGGGAAATACATGCATTGCTGGGAGAGAACGGCGCCGGTAAGTCGACTTTGATGAACATTTTAGGCGGGGTCCATCAACCAGATAATGGTTCACTTTTCATAGACGGACAAGAAGTTAATATGCTGAATCCACGGGTTTCTCAAGAGCAGGGCATCAGTTTTATACACCAGGAACTGAATATGGTTTCTGATCTTCGGGTTTATGAAAACATGTTTTTAGGATCTGAACTTCGAAATAAAGTCGGATTTCTAAAAGTGGAAGAAATGTGCGAGAAAACGCATGACATAATGACAAAGCTTGGCGTAGATGTCGATCCAAAGGAATATGTCCGGAATCTGGCTACTTCATACAAACAATTGATAGAGATATCGAAGGCATTGCTGCATAATTCCAGATTGATCATTATGGATGAACCTACGACATCATTAGCTGAACATGAAGTGAACCGCCTGTTTGAGTTAATGAAGAATCTAAAACAATCAGGGGTTTCGATTATCTATATTTCCCATAAGCTAAAAGAAATCAAAGAAGTGTGTGACCGTTTTACAGTCTTACGGGATGGTGAGCGGGTTAAAAGCGGCAGCGTTGAAGAAGAAGATATTGAAACGATTACGAAACTAATGGTCGGCAAATCAATTTCACAAGACCGTTTTATACATGAGCATCAATTTGGTCCCGTATCTTTGGAAGTGGTCAATTTAACAAGTCCTGGATTGTTCAGGAACATCAATTTTACCGTTAAGCAAGGAGAAGTTCTTGGCTTTACAGGCCTTAGCGGTGATGGCAGAACAGAACTTTTTGAAAGCTTGTTTGGCTACCGGAAAAAATACACGGGTGAGGTGCGAGTCCATGGCCGTATTGTAAAAATAGATCATCCAAGAAAAGCGGTCAAAGCCGGGATAGGGCTTGTGCCGAAAGACCGCAAAGAAAACGCCATTATCAAAGATTTGAGCGTCATTCACAATATGAGTTTGTCTTCAATGGGGAATTTTGAGAAAAGCGGATTCATACGGGAGCAGACGGAAAAAGCGAAGTTTCAGAAGTACAAGGAAATGCTGAATATCAAAGTTCATAACCCCCGGATTACCATCGACAAATTAAGTGGAGGAAACCAGCAAAAGGTCATTATCGCCAAATGGCTTGAAGTTGGTGCAGACATTTTGATTTTTGATAATCCGACACAAGGAATTGACGTCGGAGCAAAGCAGGAAATTTATCATGAAATCACCGCATTAGCCAAAATGGGGAAAACGGTCATTATCTTATCGTCTGAAGCGCCGGAAGTACTGAGGATTTGCCATAATATCAACGTGATGTACCAAGGTGAAATAACAGCAAGATTTACTGGTGAAGAAGCAACAGAAGAAGAAATCATGAATTATGCCACTGGCTCGAAAAGGGAGGCTGCAAAAATTGGCTAA
- a CDS encoding Gfo/Idh/MocA family protein: MGYRVGIIGCGSITKLRHAPEYTANPYVDEIVFYDRNLDRSEALAALFGGKVAKTVEELLEDPTIEIISDCSSNEHHHIFSSKALLSGKHVLCEKPISLTIEHAKEILNAEKASGKKLMIDHNQRFTRAHQKAQEIVASGELGKVLTFRTTFGHSGPEQWGYNKTNSTWFFKKERSGLGVAGDLGIHKVDVLQYLLDDEIEQVSAFQGALDKVNEHGEPIEVCDNVVCSLKTKKGRLGTASFSWTHYGQEDNSTVLYCEKGILKIYNSDQYQLEVLTKDGEKVNYELESIQTNDNQTNTGMIDAFIESIRLDQPPMVTGREALSSLAVILAILEAAETQRVVTVETESLQYF; the protein is encoded by the coding sequence ATGGGATATCGAGTAGGCATCATCGGGTGCGGTTCCATTACCAAACTGCGCCATGCACCAGAATATACCGCGAATCCGTACGTAGATGAAATTGTTTTCTATGACCGCAATCTGGACCGTTCGGAAGCTTTAGCGGCGTTATTCGGTGGGAAAGTTGCAAAAACAGTTGAAGAATTACTGGAGGATCCGACTATCGAGATTATCAGTGATTGTTCATCAAATGAACACCATCACATTTTTTCGTCCAAAGCATTACTGAGCGGCAAGCATGTGCTATGCGAAAAGCCCATATCGCTGACAATCGAACATGCCAAAGAAATCCTCAACGCCGAAAAAGCATCAGGAAAGAAATTGATGATCGACCACAACCAGCGTTTTACGCGTGCCCATCAAAAAGCTCAGGAAATCGTTGCAAGTGGAGAACTGGGGAAAGTGCTGACTTTTCGGACGACGTTCGGGCATTCGGGTCCTGAACAATGGGGGTATAACAAAACCAATTCTACCTGGTTTTTTAAAAAAGAACGCTCCGGCCTGGGGGTGGCAGGGGATTTGGGAATCCATAAAGTGGATGTGCTGCAATACCTGCTGGATGACGAAATTGAACAAGTCAGCGCATTTCAAGGAGCACTGGATAAAGTCAATGAACACGGTGAACCGATTGAAGTATGCGATAACGTTGTCTGCAGTTTGAAAACGAAAAAAGGGCGATTAGGAACAGCTTCTTTTTCCTGGACCCATTACGGGCAAGAAGACAATAGCACTGTCCTGTATTGTGAAAAAGGTATTTTGAAAATATACAATAGCGATCAATACCAGTTGGAAGTGCTGACAAAAGACGGCGAGAAAGTCAATTATGAATTAGAGAGCATCCAGACCAATGACAATCAGACAAACACGGGTATGATTGACGCCTTTATTGAAAGCATCCGCTTGGATCAACCACCGATGGTTACAGGCCGGGAAGCCTTATCGTCATTAGCCGTAATCTTAGCCATTTTAGAAGCAGCTGAGACCCAGCGCGTGGTAACAGTTGAAACCGAGTCTCTCCAATATTTTTAA
- a CDS encoding ABC transporter permease — translation MANINVKEYKPQKSTAKSRLSWLWSEYSVIIAFVVIFIASSIMNPRFLDMNNQLNILMQVSIIGIIAMGMTVVMLSGGIDLSVGSVLALAGVISVLALNASGSVLVGVFTALLVGSFAGFLNGLMVAKGRIASFIATLGMMAGARSIALYIADGGSVSGEVTGFTAIANSDLWIFDVPVIIFIVMTAIVYLLMHKTRFGRYVYALGSNEKAALLSAIRVDRIKIGVYTLIGTLVGVAAVIETSRLNSISSSSSGAQYELDAIAAVIIGGTRMTGGRGKIIGTLFGVLILGILNNMMNLMNVSPHLQGFVKGLIIIIAVVFQKRE, via the coding sequence TTGGCTAATATCAATGTGAAAGAATACAAGCCTCAAAAGTCAACTGCGAAAAGCCGGCTTTCCTGGCTTTGGTCGGAATATAGTGTCATCATCGCCTTTGTTGTCATTTTCATCGCCTCATCTATTATGAACCCCAGATTTCTGGACATGAACAACCAGTTGAATATTTTGATGCAAGTTTCGATTATCGGGATTATAGCGATGGGGATGACCGTTGTTATGTTGTCCGGCGGCATTGACTTGTCAGTCGGCTCTGTCCTGGCTTTAGCTGGAGTCATATCTGTTCTGGCGTTGAATGCTTCGGGCAGCGTTTTAGTGGGCGTCTTCACTGCATTGCTGGTCGGCTCATTTGCGGGATTTCTGAATGGCTTGATGGTGGCAAAAGGCAGGATTGCCTCATTCATTGCGACGCTTGGAATGATGGCAGGTGCACGTTCCATTGCGCTCTATATTGCGGACGGGGGCAGCGTATCGGGGGAAGTTACGGGATTTACCGCCATTGCCAATAGTGACTTATGGATATTTGATGTTCCTGTCATCATTTTCATTGTGATGACGGCAATTGTCTATCTCTTGATGCATAAAACCCGTTTCGGCCGTTATGTCTATGCGCTTGGCAGCAATGAAAAAGCGGCTTTGCTGTCAGCGATCCGTGTAGACCGCATTAAAATTGGTGTATATACCTTAATTGGAACATTGGTTGGCGTGGCGGCTGTGATTGAGACATCCCGTTTGAATTCGATTTCTTCTTCCAGCTCTGGTGCGCAATACGAATTGGATGCCATCGCAGCTGTCATTATCGGCGGGACCCGGATGACAGGCGGCCGCGGCAAAATAATCGGCACGCTTTTTGGCGTTCTAATTTTGGGCATTTTGAATAATATGATGAATCTTATGAACGTTTCACCGCATTTGCAAGGCTTTGTAAAAGGGTTGATCATCATTATTGCGGTAGTATTCCAAAAAAGAGAGTAG
- a CDS encoding GNAT family N-acetyltransferase gives MEQTIRVLNLEDLPYLEEMETGIEDDYVKRIFEWLVTSDNNRLFGLFLDNQLASICGYSLFAKHYVMLGRIRSDIRYRGKDLATVLTGRVMDEAFKLPEVQWVGANTQEKNLPARRVLEKLELTPYAPIHGATTKDVSKLAKGAPVWHEITDLERKKIWVDKLYVKTGAIFPYECYYSFPASKELFTEDELKKWSFFENKKATRFLIVKKDIKKHHYLHTIYPWNDLAEQPGLWETIDAAYRRLCQEVGEDTLIWMDFTKVQASALPQNHDFELSSPWILYGTGRLKSNHNQ, from the coding sequence ATGGAACAAACCATCCGTGTATTAAATCTTGAAGATTTGCCTTATTTAGAAGAAATGGAAACAGGTATAGAAGATGATTATGTTAAACGGATCTTTGAGTGGCTTGTCACTTCCGACAATAATCGCCTGTTCGGTTTATTTTTAGACAATCAACTGGCGAGTATATGCGGCTACTCACTATTTGCCAAACATTATGTGATGCTCGGCAGAATTCGCAGTGATATCCGTTATAGAGGCAAAGATTTGGCTACCGTGCTGACTGGCCGTGTCATGGATGAAGCATTCAAACTTCCGGAAGTCCAATGGGTCGGAGCGAATACACAAGAAAAAAATCTTCCTGCGCGGCGTGTTTTAGAAAAGCTCGAACTCACGCCTTATGCTCCCATTCACGGAGCGACCACAAAAGATGTGTCAAAGCTTGCAAAAGGTGCTCCGGTTTGGCATGAAATTACAGACCTTGAGCGAAAGAAAATATGGGTCGATAAATTATATGTAAAGACTGGCGCTATTTTTCCATATGAATGCTATTATTCTTTCCCAGCTTCTAAAGAATTGTTTACAGAAGATGAGCTGAAAAAATGGTCCTTTTTTGAAAATAAAAAGGCGACACGATTCCTGATTGTCAAAAAAGATATTAAAAAACATCATTATTTGCATACCATTTATCCGTGGAATGATTTGGCGGAACAACCGGGCTTGTGGGAAACCATTGATGCCGCTTATCGGAGGCTGTGCCAGGAAGTTGGAGAAGATACTTTAATTTGGATGGATTTTACGAAAGTTCAAGCTTCTGCTCTTCCTCAAAACCATGACTTTGAACTCTCTTCTCCTTGGATATTGTACGGAACCGGGCGGCTTAAGAGTAACCACAATCAGTAA